The Panicum hallii strain FIL2 chromosome 5, PHallii_v3.1, whole genome shotgun sequence genome contains the following window.
TCTTTTAAAATCACGCTCCTTCATTTAGAGCTGTTTATTTATATGTAATTGCTGTTTCTTGTTTCTTCTCCATATGGCTTGATTTCTTCCTCCCAAGTAGAAAGTAGGAAATCAAATTTTTTGCATAACAACTGGCAAAGTAAAATCACACTTATGAATAGGAAGGTAAAGGTAAGGTTGTGTTCAAATTTGAGGTTCATACGAGTTTGAAAATATTATGAGGTATTTAAATCTTAAAGTTTGACTTAGAGTTATAAGAAACTATGAGAGAGATGTATTCTTTGTGTACAATATATGATCATACTTTACTAAAACTATTTAAGTTTTTTGTGGCAAGtttataaataaaaaatatgTTGTCATATCAATTTATAGAATTTTCTAACTAGATTTAGATATTATTGTAATTATTATATGGTAACTTGGAGAAAAAATTTGAATTGTCCCTATAAGATAATTGAATTTTTCATTTGTCTTCAGGATATGGACTAGAATGGAACATACAAGtctaaatatattttttttgcaTTTTTTGAATATTATTAGATGCACATGTAGTTCAATTTGGAATTGATTTCGATAACCATGTAGAAATTCAATTAACATATGGAAAATTGTAAATCAGTTCCAAAATTTTGAAACTTCTATATGAAAACTTATATTTAGTTTATTACATATAAAAATTACACTGGTGTATATAGGATTATTATTTTTATGTGTTACTTCATACTAGTGCAATAaaatgaaaaataaaaaaagacgTTAAACGGGCTGGAAAACCTAGCCAGGCCCGTTTCACCCGATTTCTCCCAGTGTCCATTCCCGATCAGATGATTTCCATTGATCCGTTGATGCATAGAAACGCCTGTGGAGACTGAAAACCCTAAGCTCTCTCCCCCACAAGCCGACGGCGCCCCTCCTTAGAttccccgccgctcctccctctTCTCCTCACTCATATCCACCCGCCGCTCCCCTCCTGCTCGGTCACGCCCGCACCTAGCTCTTCCCTCCACCggcgcccctccccctcccctgcctccctccctcccccggCTCCCTGCCGCGCCTTCccaccgccacctcccctcCCCTGCCGCAGCACGAGGGGCCGCGGATCCACAGCGGTGGCGGAGCGTGCGGATCCAGCGCGGCGTGGAGGAGCAGGTGGATCGGAGGCGGCGGGGGGCGTGCGGAtccacggcgacggcgcggtgccgcggcacgcgggcggcgagcgggcgAGCCGACGGCGCCGCGGCAAACAGGCGAGGCCTCGAGCGAGCCGGCGGGGCAGAGGCGAGCAGGCGAGGCCCCGGCGCGCAGGCGTGCAGGCGAGCCGGCGGGGCCCCGGTGCGCAGGCGAGGCCTCGGCGAGCCGGCGGGGCCACGGCGAGCAGGCGAGGCCACGTCGCGCAGGCTCGGGGGCGTGCCGGCGGGGCCGCGGCGAGCAGGCAAGGCCACGGCGCGCAGGCGGGCAGGCCGTCACCGAGGCCGTCGGGATCCCGGGCTCCACCCCGCGTCCAGGTCCTCCAGCTAGAATTGATTTCTGCAAATCGCGTGATGATAAAGCATGGTTTCACATATGGAGACAATTTTGCTTCCCGCGGAATCTAATTTCTTCTGTCTCAGATTACACTGTTTATGTAATAGTTTTTGCAATTTTGACAAAATGTGATTCTCAGTTTTTGCTGATGAAAAGATTACTATTCGGCTTAAATGACTGCATAGTTAATTTTCTTTGTTGGGGGGTGCACTCCATCCAGCTTGTGTAAATTATACAACGTTATCAGAATTCAAGGTAAAGGCTTATCTGGGAGATGGTTAATTTCAAGGTTGGTTTGCAAGCAGTT
Protein-coding sequences here:
- the LOC112892726 gene encoding uncharacterized protein LOC112892726, with protein sequence MTVTRHRTALSPTSRRRPSLDSPPLLPLLLTHIHPPLPSCSVTPAPSSSLHRRPSPSPASLPPPAPCRAFPPPPPLPCRSTRGRGSTAVAERADPARRGGAGGSEAAGGVRIHGDGAVPRHAGGERASRRRRGKQARPRASRRGRGEQARPRRAGVQASRRGPGAQARPRRAGGATASRRGHVAQARGRAGGAAASRQGHGAQAGRPSPRPSGSRAPPRVQIRISLELTWEMLNITLIFLR